In Oryza brachyantha chromosome 1, ObraRS2, whole genome shotgun sequence, the following are encoded in one genomic region:
- the LOC121054511 gene encoding uncharacterized abhydrolase domain-containing protein DDB_G0269086, giving the protein MVEEEVVVVGGGMLSSSWPAMEQHHRAVAYFGLSCALAVLRRSGGGCDLCAGGPLPPCRWSRRRELALRGRVGELELEVEELRRRRAEDARANEKVAGIFAAHEQRWFAERKGLRRQVHAVVAAARAREAAHEEAVAELTGQLEEERRAAGLKEAAVEQEARRREEAEEKLRVAEQAAAEARDGAGKEAQEHAAELRKHKAALVELASAQRQLEAELARAARRGDAAEAELREAQERRDAAAATAAELSAEAARLRRDAEHKDKILSAMLRKSKIDMEDREMLVREVKMCKARRKQAELEADRWRKVWESRHRRGSRSSARCAAAAADNPGCSDKLTSPDAAFAHDTKILFVDHVEDADAKKCRPTAAAPPAKDPTVVECVDDKPVVEEYQDLQEWFKMETEKYTSMIRHRHSAEVEAFTEQLRLKDEKLEAFRWRAVSMDMEASRLRCRLQELEARLSEQEQRRAALEALLVDRDDENRSLRERLAVPDQAGALDGDDDDAEICPADGNAGGCEHGVPWSPDRVEATEIKLLEPVSPDEHKNKAFDMDATEAYAVVSVPDDLVEHEQRPIAPARSSYTCEIEEEEDEEKEVSTDPGITQPRDSTDRQEVSELALVVAAPPDQRTTASKMDIQALAVSYKIKRLKQQLLVLEKLAAAAAGSKDTVTATTKPSSNAAATATIAGGGRQQYPKSYQMMVSFLSKHVKRYQSLEDKIDDLCTRMEESKRGGGRRESGGEGSCRELAQFLEETFQLQRYMVATGQKLLEMQSRIAPSLARAAAATGGGDGDVDMDMGRFMDVVGALLRDVQRGLEVRISRIIGDLEGTLTFHGILHATLLKS; this is encoded by the exons ATGGTGGAGGAAGAGGTGGTGGTCGTGGGTGGCGGGATGCTGTCTTCTTCTTGGCCGGCAATGGAGCAGCACCACCGCGCCGTTGCGTACTTCGGGCTTTCTTGCGCTCTCGCCGTGCTGCGGCGCTCGGGTGGTGGGTGCGATCTTTGCGCGGGGGGGCCTCTGCCGCCATGCCGGTGGTCGCGGCGGAGGGAGCTGGCGCTGAGGGGGAGGGTCggggagctggagctggaggtggaggagctccggcggaggagggcggagGACGCCAGGGCGAACGAGAAGGTGGCGGGCATATTCGCAGCGCATGAGCAGCGGTGGTTCgcggagaggaaggggctgcggcggcaggtgcacgccgtcgtcgccgcggcccgggcgcgggaggcggcgcacgAGGAGGCCGTGGCGGAGCTGACGGGGCagctggaggaggagcggcgcgcggcggggctCAAGGAGGCGGCTGTGGAGcaggaggcgaggcggcgggaggaggccgaggagaAGCTACGGGTGgcggagcaggcggcggcggaggcgcgcgacggcgccgggaaGGAGGCGCAGGAGCACGCCGCCGAGCTGCGGAAGCACAAGGCGGCGCTCGTGGAGCTCGCGTCCGCGCAGCGGCAGCTCGAGGCGGAGCTcgcccgcgcggcgcggcgcggggacgccgCGGAGGCAGAGCTCAGGGAGGCCCAGGAGCGCCgcgacgcggccgcggcgacggcggcggagctctCCGCGGAGGCcgcgcggctgcggcgggACGCGGAGCACAAGGACAAGATCCTCTCAGCGATGCTGCGCAAGTCCAAGATCGACATGGAGGACAGGGAGATGCTGGTGCGGGAGGTGAAGATGTGCAAGGCCAGGCGTAAGCAGGCGGAGCTGGAGGCCGACCGGTGGCGCAAGGTGTGGGAgtcccgccaccgccgcggctcCAGGTCGTCGGCgaggtgcgccgccgccgctgcggacAACCCCGGCTGCTCCGACAAGCTGACATCCCCCGATGCCGCCTTCGCGCACGACACCAAGATACTCTTCGTGGACCATGTGGAGGATGCCGACGCCAAGAAATGCCGtcctacggcggcggcgccgccggcgaaggaTCCCACCGTCGTCGAATGCGTCGACGACAAGCCCG TGGTGGAGGAGTACCAGGATTTGCAGGAGTGGTTCAAGATGGAGACGGAGAAGTACACGAGCATGATCCGGCATCGCCACAgcgcggaggtggaggcgttCACGGAGCAGCTCCGGCTCAAGGACGAGAAGCTGGAGGCGTTCCGGTGGCGCGCGGTTAGCATGGACATGGAGGCGTCGCGGctgcgctgccgcctccaGGAGCTGGAGGCCCGCCTGTCGGAGCAGGagcagcgccgcgccgcgctggAGGCGCTGCTCGTCGATAGGGACGACGAGAACCGGTCGCTCAGGGAGCGGCTCGCCGTGCCGGACCAGGCAGGAGccctcgacggcgacgacgacgacgcggagaTCTGCCCCGCCGATGGCAACGCCGGCGGTTGCGAGCATGGCGTTCCGTGGTCCCCGGACCGCGTCGAGGCTACGGAGATCAAATTGCTCGAGCCGGTCTCGCCGGACGAACACAAGAACAAGGCGTTCGACATGGATGCCACAGAGGCGTACGCCGTCGTCTCGGTTCCGGACGACCTGGTCGAACACGAGCAGCGGCCGATCGCGCCGGCGCGAAGCTCGTACACGTGCgagatcgaggaggaggaagacgaggagaAGGAAGTCTCCACCGATCCAGGGATCACGCAACCGCGGGACAGCACGGACCGTCAGGAGGTCTCCGAGCTCGCGCTCGTggtcgcggcgccgccggaccAAAGAACCACCGCTTCGAAGATGGACATCCAAGCGCTCGCCGTGTCGTACAAGATCAAGAGGCTGAAGCAGCAGCTGCTCGTCCTCGAGAAGctggccgccgcggcagcaGGTAGCAAGGACACGGTGACCGCCACAACGAAGCCGTCGagcaacgccgccgccaccgccaccatcgccggcggcgggaggcagCAGTATCCGAAGAGCTACCAGATGATGGTGTCCTTCCTGAGCAAGCACGTCAAGAGGTACCAGTCCCTCGAGGACAAGATCGACGACCTCTGCACAAGAATG GAGGAGAGCAagcggggcggcgggcggcgggagagcggcggcgaggggagctGCCGGGAGCTGGCGCAGTTCCTGGAGGAGACGTTCCAGCTGCAGCGGTACATGGTGGCGACGGGGCAGAAGCTGCTGGAGATGCAGTCCAGGATCGCGCCGAGCCtggcccgcgccgccgcggccaccggcggcggcgacggcgacgtggacATGGACATGGGGAGGTTCATGGACGTGGTCGGGGCGCTGCTGCGCGACGTGCAGAGGGGCCTGGAGGTGCGGATCTCGCGGATCATCGGCGACCTCGAGGGCACGCTCACCTTCCATGGCATCCTCCACGCCACCCTTCTGAAATCCTGA
- the LOC121056000 gene encoding translation initiation factor IF-2-like codes for MTGTEATTATASGGAGLCLARAPSRTGRVVDVDLDAPSPRPALGPAAGVPFLWEDAPGRPKAVPAQAGEPASAPRAALPRLVPHGGGGEAGAGYGGEGDLPRPVAPLRLPPRLQAAVAAAVAATAECSLSPNTVLQGPYGSGGGGGGNKPPRPLGRSGGTTSGNRRKPSAGVSLWKKATAAARGKKHGDDDAAALDTSCRSPASSSSSSSSSSSSSSMSYFGDDHRRQADGDGHDDPEDGGAKSTVRITRFRRNSSIPSVTTSHLWASICRSVKQITPWS; via the exons ATGACGGGGACGGAGGCtaccacggcgacggcgagcggcggcgcggggctgTGCCTGGCGCGTGCGCCGTCGCGGACTGGCAGGGTGGTCGACGTCGACCtcgacgcgccgtcgcccaggCCGGCGCTCGGGCCTGCCGCCGGCGTGCCGTTCCTCTGGGAGGACGCACCCGGGAGGCCCAAGGCCGTGCCTGCCCAAGCCGGCGAGCCAGCGTCCGCTCCACGTGCCGCCTTGCCGCGTCTTGTTcctcacggcggcggcggcgaggctggcGCAGGGTATGGCGGGGAGGGGGACTTGCCGCGCCCCGTGGCGCCGCTCAGGCTGCCGCCTCGTCTGCAGGCGGCGGTAGCGGCCGCCGTGGCAGCCACAGCGGAGTGCTCGCTCTCCCCGAATACCGTGCTTCAGGGCCCctacggcagcggcggcggcggaggaggaaacAAGCCGCCGAGGCCGCTGGGGAGGAGCGGGGGCACCACGAGCGGCAACAGGAGGAAGCCAAGCGCCGGCGTGAGCCTCTGGAAGAAGGCCACGGCCGCGGCGAGAGGCAAGAaacacggcgacgacgacgctgctGCTCTGGACACCTCGTGCCGCTCTCCAgcgtcgtcgtcatcctcctcctcatcgtcgtcgtcctcctcgtcgatgtcctacttcggcgacgaccaCCGACGCCAAGCAGACGGTGATGGGCACGACGAcccggaggacggcggcgccaaGAGCACGGTGAGGATCACGAGGTTCCGAAGGAACAGTAGCATTCCAAGTGTGACCACTTCACACCTGTGG GCAAGCATCTGCAGAAGCGTAAAGCAGATCACTCCATGGAGCTAG